Proteins encoded together in one Planctopirus ephydatiae window:
- a CDS encoding dihydroorotase: MATMLIQGGRVIDPANQLDQLLNLVIEDGVIAEITTGIPRTDEVIMAQGMIVSPGLVDLHVALRDPGGEEDEGTASGTKAALAGGFTTIAALPDTNPVVDNRASAEFVILQAERAGYCRVVPLGAITRNHQGEELADLGQLAAGGAGGFTDANRAVQSAEIMRRALEYARMLNRPIFAVPQDATLSAGGLMHEGYYSTVLGLRGIPAAAEEIMVGRDIALAELTGGHVHLMNISTRNSVEELKRAKGMGIRVTADVTPHHLAITDASLVTYDTNLKVLPPLRSQEHVDALIEGLRDGTIDSISSDHRPFASEKKSREFDQVPFGVSSIETALAVVATVLVDGGLLDWPDLLRLLTVNPAKILGIDAGTLNIGRPADLALIDPAAHWIVDTRQFFSRGHNTPFQGKTLRSRVMKTIVGGEVRFSRQ; encoded by the coding sequence ATGGCCACAATGCTGATTCAAGGGGGCCGCGTGATCGACCCCGCCAATCAACTTGATCAGTTGCTGAATCTTGTGATCGAAGATGGTGTGATTGCAGAAATCACAACCGGGATCCCCAGGACCGATGAAGTCATCATGGCTCAAGGCATGATTGTCTCGCCAGGACTGGTCGACCTGCATGTGGCCTTGAGAGATCCCGGTGGTGAAGAAGACGAGGGAACGGCATCAGGAACAAAAGCCGCCCTGGCTGGTGGTTTTACGACGATTGCGGCCCTTCCCGATACGAACCCGGTCGTTGATAACCGGGCCAGTGCTGAATTTGTCATTCTCCAGGCCGAAAGAGCGGGCTATTGCCGGGTGGTGCCCTTAGGTGCCATTACCCGTAATCATCAAGGAGAAGAACTCGCCGATCTGGGACAACTCGCTGCGGGCGGTGCTGGCGGCTTTACTGACGCCAATCGAGCTGTTCAAAGTGCCGAGATTATGCGACGAGCTCTCGAATATGCCCGCATGTTGAATCGTCCGATCTTTGCTGTCCCCCAGGATGCCACGCTCTCGGCTGGTGGCTTGATGCATGAAGGTTATTACTCCACTGTACTCGGCTTGCGTGGAATTCCTGCCGCCGCCGAAGAGATCATGGTGGGCCGGGATATCGCTTTAGCGGAACTGACCGGCGGACATGTCCATCTCATGAACATCTCGACAAGAAACAGTGTCGAAGAACTCAAACGGGCGAAAGGGATGGGAATTCGCGTCACAGCCGATGTGACACCGCATCATCTGGCAATCACCGATGCTTCACTGGTGACCTACGATACAAATCTGAAGGTTCTTCCTCCACTGCGCAGCCAGGAGCATGTCGATGCGTTAATTGAAGGCTTGCGGGATGGAACCATCGATTCGATCAGTTCCGATCATCGACCGTTTGCTTCTGAGAAGAAGAGTCGCGAGTTCGATCAGGTGCCATTTGGCGTCAGTTCGATCGAGACGGCACTGGCTGTGGTGGCCACTGTTCTGGTGGATGGGGGACTCCTCGACTGGCCCGATCTCTTACGGCTGTTGACTGTGAATCCTGCCAAAATTCTGGGGATTGATGCGGGGACTCTGAATATCGGCCGGCCGGCAGATCTGGCACTGATTGATCCTGCAGCTCACTGGATTGTTGATACCAGACAATTCTTTTCACGAGGTCATAACACTCCTTTTCAGGGAAAAACTCTGAGAAGTCGCGTCATGAAGACCATCGTTGGTGGTGAAGTTCGATTCTCGCGCCAATAA
- a CDS encoding NYN domain-containing protein, whose translation MARYYHLIDGYNLMHAAGIARVRYARGDLERCRNRLLLRVSELLTEDERQRATVVFDAREAPPGSIRRHIYRGMNVEFAEPGTEADDHIEILISNHSASRQLLLVSSDHRLQRAVKRRHGRSIDSEEFLRVYTQRELMREHEPHADDQSPPATISQQKDLEFWLDEFENVDPRQILRELPKEISESRFLPPEEKSGATGTATPANCEIDPAHERTRWEQEVDELQDLLDDPQRVKNWIDDPDFRQH comes from the coding sequence ATGGCACGATACTACCATCTGATTGATGGCTACAACCTGATGCACGCCGCAGGAATAGCGCGTGTCCGGTATGCCAGAGGCGATCTTGAACGCTGCAGAAACCGCTTGCTGCTCAGGGTGAGCGAACTCCTGACCGAAGACGAACGGCAACGAGCCACCGTTGTATTCGATGCCCGTGAAGCACCGCCGGGAAGCATTCGTCGGCATATTTATCGTGGTATGAATGTCGAATTTGCCGAACCTGGAACCGAAGCCGATGACCATATTGAGATCTTGATCTCCAATCATTCGGCCAGCCGACAACTGTTGCTGGTATCGAGTGATCACCGATTGCAGCGGGCTGTCAAACGACGTCATGGACGCTCGATTGATAGTGAAGAGTTTCTTCGTGTCTATACCCAGCGTGAACTGATGCGCGAGCATGAGCCACATGCGGATGATCAATCACCTCCAGCCACGATCAGCCAGCAGAAGGATCTTGAATTCTGGCTTGATGAGTTTGAAAACGTCGATCCACGGCAGATTCTCCGCGAGTTGCCTAAAGAGATCTCTGAGAGCAGGTTTCTTCCTCCCGAAGAAAAGTCTGGAGCCACTGGAACTGCGACGCCTGCCAATTGCGAAATTGATCCTGCCCACGAACGAACTCGATGGGAGCAGGAAGTCGATGAACTTCAGGATCTGCTCGATGATCCGCAGCGGGTCAAAAACTGGATCGATGATCCCGACTTCAGGCAGCACTAA
- a CDS encoding prepilin peptidase: MTSLALIPVAILVSFISSQLALREAALWGISLSKPISKQSAFLWGLLFWVGAAGLCISETWGSGISRSPQQFAVEGNGNREGVELASGDFEADVKRGLSERVHRFLTGGITPADVIAIVFVTLIVIAMRVDLATMTIPDLITLPGLIAGLVFSLLFPLDELVPVWGVSSLDSTSVSFDALASQSSFFGEQGRAVLRWLAGVVCGAGVIWLIRLGAGWSLRTEALGFGDVTLMAAVGGFLGWQATLLSLMLSPVIGIGHAGITRCFGKTLLIPFGPSLGLAAFVIAWNWTWVWPWASTYLNDPVMLLALGGMSLGGFAAGMLLLRVEKTPLEQPEKSRDKSRKSKRRRK; this comes from the coding sequence ATGACTTCGTTGGCACTCATTCCCGTCGCAATTCTGGTGAGTTTCATTTCCAGCCAACTTGCTTTACGAGAAGCGGCTCTATGGGGGATTTCCCTATCGAAACCGATTTCGAAGCAGTCAGCTTTCCTGTGGGGGTTGCTCTTCTGGGTGGGTGCTGCCGGGTTGTGTATCAGTGAAACCTGGGGATCAGGCATAAGTAGATCTCCCCAGCAGTTCGCGGTCGAGGGGAATGGGAATCGTGAGGGCGTTGAACTCGCAAGCGGTGATTTCGAAGCGGATGTAAAGAGAGGACTTTCAGAGAGAGTTCACCGGTTCCTGACCGGGGGAATCACTCCTGCCGATGTGATTGCGATAGTCTTTGTGACCCTCATTGTGATTGCAATGCGTGTCGATCTGGCAACGATGACTATCCCGGATCTGATTACTCTGCCGGGACTGATTGCCGGGCTTGTCTTTTCACTTCTGTTCCCCCTGGATGAGCTGGTTCCTGTCTGGGGAGTGTCGTCTCTCGATTCAACTTCGGTGTCATTTGATGCATTAGCAAGTCAGAGTTCTTTCTTCGGCGAACAGGGAAGGGCGGTATTACGATGGCTTGCTGGGGTCGTCTGCGGTGCTGGTGTGATCTGGCTGATACGACTGGGAGCTGGTTGGTCTCTGCGAACAGAGGCCCTGGGATTTGGTGATGTCACTTTGATGGCGGCAGTGGGCGGTTTTTTAGGGTGGCAGGCCACTCTATTATCACTGATGCTTTCCCCCGTCATCGGCATCGGGCATGCCGGGATTACCCGCTGTTTTGGAAAAACCTTGCTGATTCCCTTTGGCCCCAGCCTGGGATTGGCGGCTTTTGTGATCGCCTGGAACTGGACTTGGGTCTGGCCATGGGCCTCGACTTATCTGAATGACCCAGTGATGTTGCTTGCCCTGGGAGGCATGTCTCTGGGGGGATTTGCTGCCGGTATGCTATTGCTGAGAGTCGAAAAAACGCCTCTCGAACAGCCGGAAAAGTCGCGCGATAAATCGAGAAAGTCAAAGCGCCGCCGAAAATGA
- a CDS encoding ammonium transporter, giving the protein MPANDVTPAPTTQPFVAADIAFVLIATAMVLAMAIPGLALFYGGLVRRKNILSIMMQCVSLTGLMSVIWLLYGYSLVFAPDLPYSLGFVGGFDFVAMNGVLPTNSESGQTIPAVGTIPRMSHFMFQMMFFIITPTLICGAFAERLRFASVCWFSVLWGTFVYCPVAHWIWSDTGWFSEFNTTNPWCKAFDFAGGTVVHITSGVSALICAIIIGNRLGFRQEPMPPHNLTYTALGAMLLWLGWFGFNAGSALAANPLAVAAFTATHMAAASGLLGWSLMEWLSHGRVTLLGACSGAVAGLVVITPACGTCSPLSALLMGIMGGAVCYLACTRLKNAFQYDDSLDAFGIHGVGGLLGAILTGVFATRMMKGGTEPLGLIDGHPEQILYQVIAALVTALYAAFISVILLKIIDSSLGLRVSQQAELQGLDIAEHGEEGYIFH; this is encoded by the coding sequence GTGCCCGCAAATGATGTCACACCTGCACCAACGACGCAACCATTTGTCGCAGCAGACATTGCGTTTGTGCTGATTGCCACGGCCATGGTCCTGGCCATGGCCATTCCCGGATTGGCTCTCTTTTACGGCGGTCTGGTTCGCCGGAAGAACATCCTCAGCATCATGATGCAATGCGTGAGTCTGACCGGACTGATGTCAGTGATCTGGCTGCTCTATGGCTACAGTCTCGTCTTCGCTCCCGATCTCCCCTACTCGTTGGGATTCGTCGGGGGGTTCGATTTCGTCGCTATGAATGGAGTTCTGCCGACAAATAGTGAATCTGGCCAGACGATTCCTGCCGTCGGAACCATTCCGCGGATGTCTCATTTCATGTTTCAAATGATGTTTTTCATCATTACTCCCACGCTGATTTGTGGTGCTTTTGCCGAAAGATTGCGATTTGCATCGGTCTGCTGGTTCTCGGTGTTATGGGGCACGTTCGTGTATTGCCCGGTTGCCCATTGGATCTGGTCAGATACTGGCTGGTTCAGTGAGTTCAATACTACGAACCCATGGTGCAAAGCTTTCGATTTTGCGGGAGGAACCGTAGTGCATATCACTTCAGGGGTCTCAGCACTCATCTGTGCCATTATTATTGGCAACCGATTAGGGTTTCGTCAGGAACCCATGCCTCCCCACAATCTGACATACACCGCCTTGGGTGCGATGTTGTTATGGCTAGGTTGGTTTGGCTTTAATGCCGGTAGTGCCCTGGCAGCGAATCCCCTTGCTGTTGCAGCATTTACGGCTACTCACATGGCCGCTGCTTCCGGTCTTCTCGGGTGGTCTTTGATGGAGTGGTTGAGCCATGGCCGAGTGACTTTGCTGGGAGCATGCTCAGGTGCTGTCGCTGGATTAGTCGTGATCACTCCGGCCTGTGGTACCTGCTCACCATTAAGTGCATTACTGATGGGGATCATGGGAGGAGCGGTCTGTTACCTCGCCTGTACCCGCCTGAAAAATGCCTTCCAGTACGATGACTCGCTGGACGCTTTCGGAATTCATGGTGTGGGTGGTTTGCTGGGTGCCATTCTGACGGGTGTATTCGCTACTCGCATGATGAAAGGAGGGACTGAACCGCTGGGATTGATTGATGGACATCCCGAGCAGATTCTCTATCAGGTGATCGCGGCCCTGGTTACAGCCCTTTACGCCGCATTCATTTCGGTCATTTTACTGAAAATCATCGATTCCAGCCTGGGATTACGTGTCTCTCAGCAGGCAGAACTCCAGGGGCTGGACATCGCAGAGCACGGCGAGGAAGGCTACATCTTCCACTGA
- a CDS encoding P-II family nitrogen regulator, with product MKKIEAIVRHFKVEEIKEALTEAGVKGITASEVRGFGRQKGHRETFRGAEYTVDFLPKVKLEIVVSDDQEPKVISTIIAAAQTGQIGDGKIFVTNIDEMIRIRTGEMGDEAV from the coding sequence GTGAAAAAAATTGAAGCCATCGTTCGCCATTTCAAGGTCGAGGAGATCAAGGAAGCATTGACCGAAGCGGGTGTGAAGGGCATCACCGCCAGTGAAGTTCGTGGCTTCGGGCGACAGAAAGGTCATCGGGAAACGTTTCGTGGAGCGGAATACACCGTCGATTTTCTGCCGAAAGTCAAACTTGAGATCGTGGTTTCGGATGATCAGGAGCCCAAGGTTATCAGTACGATTATTGCTGCAGCACAAACGGGCCAGATTGGCGATGGGAAGATTTTCGTCACAAACATCGACGAAATGATTCGGATTCGCACTGGGGAAATGGGTGACGAGGCGGTCTGA
- a CDS encoding P-II family nitrogen regulator: MKKIEAVLRHYKLEDVKNALTQIGIQGMTVTEVRGFGRQRGHKETYRGAEYTVDFLPKVKLEVVVSDTEVAKAIETITNVARTGQIGDGKIFVTSLAEVVRIRTGETGPEAI, translated from the coding sequence ATGAAGAAGATTGAAGCAGTGCTGCGTCACTACAAGCTTGAAGACGTCAAGAACGCCCTCACTCAGATCGGAATCCAGGGGATGACCGTGACTGAAGTTCGAGGCTTCGGTCGTCAGCGCGGCCACAAGGAAACTTACCGCGGCGCCGAGTACACCGTCGATTTCCTCCCCAAGGTCAAACTCGAAGTTGTCGTTTCTGACACTGAGGTTGCCAAGGCCATTGAGACCATTACGAATGTGGCTCGAACCGGGCAAATTGGTGATGGAAAAATCTTCGTGACCTCGCTGGCCGAAGTTGTTCGAATTCGTACTGGCGAAACTGGACCGGAAGCGATCTAA